AGACTTCGAACAGCAAGTGGCAGAGTTGCATGGAAATGGAGCAGGCTCCAGCGGTGGTAATATTCAGGCTTCTCACCGCGCTGATTTGCGCATCGAACATTGCAGTTGAGGCTTTCAATGTCGAGGGAGGTGTGAAGGATTTGAAAGAAGCAAATACGATGGTAAGGCACGGGATCCAGTTGGAGAGAATATCAGAGGACATCGCAAAATGTCTGAAGCACGATAAGGAAGACCCTGAAGGTTGGGAAAAGGCTTGCAATCTCGCTGAGGAAGCGCTGGATATGCTTAAAAGAATAGCTGGCGAGCTTAATGGACCAAGGGGAAATGTGGCTGAAAAGCCAGAAGCAAAACAGGGACATAGTGAGAAGATAACTGGAGGTTGGAGAGATTGGAGGAGGGAATCAATAAAACCAAGAATAGGTGTAAATGGCTCTTCCCCAACCGCAATGGGGACGACTGAGATGTATGTTTCGGTTGTGAAAGTATGTGtggaaggaggtggtgtGACAAGCATATGTTTAGTTGGTAGTGCCTCCAGCGTTAAACCTAACAGCAAGGATCTTCAGTTTGATTTTGATGCGTGTGTCCAGCACTGGATAGATATTATAGGTGAATGTGGAGATCCTACGATTATGGGTATGTCAACACTGCCTGGTGGCGATGCAACAAAAGGGGACcgtcagaaacaaaaagaagagaaccACACTCTTCAAACTCCTTCCTCCTAGTAATTTTTGCTACAATGCTTTTCCTTCACGGAAGATGTGGATGCTATATTATTAAAGAAACTTGTGGGGAGAGAATGTGGTATAGGTGTGTTTAATTCCTCTGCGTTTTTGGTGCTTCTTTGcatgatcttttttttttattatcaaAGCGCCAACGTTGTAATAGGGGTTATAAAATAAACTCCTCATCTTTATTACACCTCACAGAAATGCGATTTAATATTGTTAGTCCCTTATTCCTCGGAGGAATGGAATGTCACGGTATCGCAATTTATGATTTTATATGTTGAATCCTTCAACGTGCTAACACTATCATTCTCTTCACTTACTTGAACGAAAAGGGCTCTCAGGAACAAGAAGCGACCGTTTCTTTACGCGATACGGGTTTTGACATGATATTGCCGCGATAAATCATATTGCAAAAATTACAGGTCTCCAATATGTCGCAGTCTAAATAAACAGACTTTAATTACGCTGATGAATGTAGCAAGAGAAATTGAGTGAGAATGCGTGTTGGCTTTGCATCGCGGCATTATAAGTATTACGCATCCGCGTTGGCAGAAATTAGTGCACGCACAGAGCACCTTGGCCAGCAAGTAGCGGTGACAAATTTGGGTCGATGACTGTTGGACGTGATGATCTTGCGCCTACAGAAGATTGTGCCGAGAAGCGAGATCAAATAAGCGAGTCCCTTAACAAAAGGTCGGAATGGCTCAGATTATTACTTTTCGTCCGGATTGGAAGGAGTGTGTGGTTTTTGCGTTTGGTGTGGATTACGACAAGTCGTCGGGTGGAGATCCCGGCACCGATACGGAAGCATTTCCAATGGAACAGGGACAGTGTAGCGCTCCTCGATTGGTTGGTGACACCCAAGACAGCCAAGTCCAAttcacaccgagcaggtcgTTAAGTTCGCATTCGGGGATTAGGACGCTCTCGATATTACGCGACTACTCTCCACTTTGAAGTTCAAGGAACATGTAACAACGCTCACAACAACCAAAGTCGAACGTATTCTGACTTCATGGGAGGTGATGACGCACCCCGTTAGAAGAGGGGCCTTTACAGCATGCTGCAGCCACAATTTGTGGAAGAACATAGCATGGATCCTCACATTATTCCCCAACTGATTAAGCACATCTATCCGTTCCACTTGCCGAGGAACACTGTCAGCCACTTGGATAAATACACCGCCATGTTGACTAATATGTAGAATATAGTCTCTATGATGTAACCCATGTCTTAGATGAAGGATAAGAGCCATGGGAGCCGCCAGGGCGTTGTCCCTTCAAGACGCACGGTTATACGATAACAAGGAGGGCGCACGCCACACGCCTGTTGAATACGCAGGACAAGGCTTCCATTCCTTTACAGCAAGTGCACGTCCCGCTGCTGGAGATATATTGAATCATTTCTCGCTTAAATTCGAGTGTGGAATGTAGATTTCAACATCTCTGGGGACTGATCGGACTGAGACCAAAAGGGACCAGTGAAAGGAGCCCTCAGGTTATTTCCATCGGCGATGATCGTTTACTTTGGAAGGTCGGTAGCGTAAAGGATGCCTCTTCCGCACCAACAGGAGCTCGGGTCATCCCTCTTCTCAATTGCAGAGGATAAACTCTCCAACGAGCGTCGCTGGTGAATTGCGGGGCCTCaagagaaataacaaaagcgGATGAACCTTACGAGGCAattgttccttttggaaCACATTTCAAAATACCTCCATGCGGTTACTATCCTGAGTTGTCGACTTTttctgtctgttttttttttattttttcttagaGGCGTTACGTCGTCGTCTTTTGCCTCGGACAGAGAACTTGTCCCCGCTACAGAGGCCGCTTTGTTGCCACTGTCCGCACTTGGTTTAGTAAGCGGGTATTGCTTTTTTGCCTGtttaaaaataagaaacgcACGGTTACACCCAATTGGGAACCCGCAGTTGATTTGGTCACAGATGGCTCTTTGAGGGGTTGTGGGTCTGGGGCATGTCCTCTTATTGGATTCCGGTGAGGTGAAAATAATGTTATGTGGTGTAGTTGGTTTaagttcccttttcttatcATGCAGGCTCAGGCCCGTGTCCTCCGACTCTCCTCAGTAGCATTCGTGGAATCCTTTCCCCCTGAGTATTGACATTTGGGTTGATAATACATTCCTGTAAGGcgcggaaacaaaaggaaacacaaaagccTACGGTCTTTCCGTGGCCATGGATGAGATGTTTATGATATTTGGTTCCCACAACATTAGCACAAATTACTCGTTTAACCGCTCCGTCAGCAAACCGGCGGTCGGCTCCCGCGGAGGCACACGGTTTAACTGTGCAAAGTTAGTGAAAGAGTGCAACTTACAAAAGGAAGTGGCGGTGTCCCGAGGCTTTTGGGGACCACATGAACTGCCCTTTCACAAGTCTACTGTGAAATAAATattccgctgctgcttgcCACCTAAGTTTGTGTCAGATGGGTATTGATGATTATAGATTTAGTTTGCAACTCCTTGTTCCCCtctatttcattttcttcctccatacATTAAGAGATCAAACAACTCCGAAATCCATATTCTCATCAACATTATTGTCTGTACGGTGGTTCTGTGAAGTTTTTCACTTCTAATGTGTTGTTACCAGTTGCGTTCATACACCTAAGATGTGTACGTTAAGAAGGTGAAGCGTGTGAAGTGGACGTTGCCACAAAGTAAAACTATCATCTGGTGCTGATTCAACGTGTTTGCTTCAATCCCTTTTTACATCTCCCCTGTGGATATTTTGGTTTGTGAGAGGTATCTCTCAAATGAAACTGCTGCCGACAACTATTTGCAACATCTAATACCTGTGCATAGCTTCCTGCATGTTTCCGTATGCTTCTTGTAACTTTCCTCATATTCCCTCGTACccgttctctctcttttaccTTTAGACAACCAAGGAATATGAAGCTGAGCAATGTCTGCCATGCTGTTGTCAGTTGAATGTTAACTGTGACTGCTagtgtgctttgtttttgttactggaATCCAGTCTATGATATTATAATGCTCCATTTACGCATTTACTCTTATGCCTAGtgatgttttatgtttttataTCGGATACATGaatgatgtgtgtgtgtgggaatgTGTGTTGAACTACTTTCACACTGTTGTGGTTTGTATAATGTTATCCACTACAGTAGTTCCCTTTCCTACACTCTTATATACAATTATCATATGGAGTCTTATTGTGCCACAATCCAACATATCTGTACATATGCAGTCTATTAATCCTGCACCAATACTTTGTTATTATGCCGTTTTTGTCCTGTAGTTTGAAAGTTGAATTACGTTGAGTTACCAGTATTATGGTTATCTTCATGCGTGAATTGTATGTTAGGGATGGCGTAGTCACTTGCGTagtgttttctttgttactaCAGGTGCTGACTGCATCATCACTTGCAAGTGGTGAAATACAGGTAAAGGTATACAACATGTTATACAGTGGCAAGATTTCAGCAAAGGTATATGATCCTATTACTGCAGGCTTCAACGCATCTCTTACCAACGGAAAGTCGCCTTCAGGTGGTAAAGTGACAGTCATATATGTTCCACCTAAGAATGATTCAGATTATGTTGAACATCTGGAGAAAAACATGTCATTTGGCAATAACAACGAAATATCTGTTGTGCTGGGACCTGTGGGTGACAAAAACACTCTCAACTTAACCGAatatttcaaagaaaaaaaggtgattGGTTTCTCACCCTTCACAGGATCCAGTAAGGTACGCAGTTGGAATCCTAATCTGTACTTCCTGACGGCATCACCCGCTGCTGAGATGCTTGCTCTTCTCCGTTATGCTATCACTCAGTTACGGTTACATCGACTGGGTTTCATGTACTTGAAAAATGTTTcttatggtgatgatgaatatGAACTTGCTGTGGAATTGACAACAAGGATGGATCGCAAACTGTGTggtgtttttgcattgaATAGTCAACTTCGTGAGGAATCGGATGTTAGTACCTTCACTGCGGAATGGGATAGGTTTGCCGATACTCGACCCCAGGGTGTGATTGTATTTGGCTCTCCAATCCCTGATACGAAGAGATTCCTGGTGAAATCATTAGAAGatgaaaggacaaaaaatggATATTTGCTCATACCCTCTACACTCCAATATGTGATCGACAACAAGTGGTCAGAAGAATTGAATAGGAGCAAATTTCCAGCCGATAagacaataataacaggGACTAATCCACTTGCGAAGGATGATGGCTATGATGCAATTAAACGTTTTAACAGAGAAATGGCTAAGTTCCTGGaggacaacaaaaataatttttcGCATGACAAATGGAATGTTACCCTAGATGTTAACGAAAATAACTTCACCGAGCAAGACACTGATGCTGAGCTGATGGTGAGTGGATGGATTGCTGGAGAGGTATTGAAGCAAGCAGTGAGCTGTCGCGAATGGCTAACTAACAGGGATGTATTTATGAAATCACTTTACAATCAGCGTCGTTATGTAATTGATGATcttgtggttggtgactttggtggtgagtgccaAGGCATGGCGGGTGAGCGAGGTGCATCATGTTTATGTAACCAAGGTGGGAATGTGGTGTACATGAAGAAGATAGGAAAGGATCATCGGCTACATCCCATGAAGGAAGGTGCATTAACTCTTACTTCATCTCGCTGTTATCGAGACCTGTCACAGCTGTACGCCCCATTGAGTGGCATCGTGTTTAATATAACTGACAACCCTAAGGTGCTGCGGACTGCAGAGGCAATATACGATGGTGCCTCTTatgttgttggaaagggtcAACTGGGTCACTCTGATAGATTCTTTTTGCACTGGCTATCCTCGGAATCTCATGATACTTCTACAACTCTGTATGATGAAGTGAAGGAGCGAGTTGTAActgctgtgtttggtgttgtggatgattCGTTACTGCGGACGAAGGGTATGACATTCATCGATCCTATAATACTCACACCACAGCTGAGTGACCCCAGAAGGAATGTGATTCACCTGTCACCAACACTTGAGCAGCAACTATTCGTGATAGCTGAGCATATCATACAAAATGGTACAGGAAAGATGCACGCCATTGTGCGTGGTGGTGATGCGAAAGGCATTGGCGATATGCTGAACAAAACCCTTGACTACTTTTTCGGTTCACTAAGCTCTCTTTCTGCGATTGGTGAGGGTTCTATTTTGAGAGACAAGCTACCGACTGCAGGTGAGGTGTTAGTTGCAGGTCTCACCTCAGATGATATTCCAATAATCCTCTCTCACCTTGGCAAACACCATAAGGTGCGTATCTTTGTCCCGTTCTTTGATGTTGCGTTACTCTATGATGAACTTGTGAATGCCTTCCGTGACAAGCCATTTGCTGACCGTCTGCTATTCGCGACGAATCTGCCGCATTGGAGGGATAAGAACACGGGATCCGATATGGTACGTGAGTTCCACAATGTTGTACAGAATGAGTCGAAGTGGAAGCCATTGTCATTACTTGGATAT
This portion of the Trypanosoma brucei brucei TREU927 chromosome 7, complete sequence genome encodes:
- a CDS encoding receptor-type adenylate cyclase GRESAG 4, putative; its protein translation is MVIFMRELYVRDGVVTCVVFSLLLQVLTASSLASGEIQVKVYNMLYSGKISAKVYDPITAGFNASLTNGKSPSGGKVTVIYVPPKNDSDYVEHLEKNMSFGNNNEISVVLGPVGDKNTLNLTEYFKEKKVIGFSPFTGSSKVRSWNPNLYFLTASPAAEMLALLRYAITQLRLHRLGFMYLKNVSYGDDEYELAVELTTRMDRKLCGVFALNSQLREESDVSTFTAEWDRFADTRPQGVIVFGSPIPDTKRFLVKSLEDERTKNGYLLIPSTLQYVIDNKWSEELNRSKFPADKTIITGTNPLAKDDGYDAIKRFNREMAKFLEDNKNNFSHDKWNVTLDVNENNFTEQDTDAELMVSGWIAGEVLKQAVSCREWLTNRDVFMKSLYNQRRYVIDDLVVGDFGGECQGMAGERGASCLCNQGGNVVYMKKIGKDHRLHPMKEGALTLTSSRCYRDLSQLYAPLSGIVFNITDNPKVLRTAEAIYDGASYVVGKGQLGHSDRFFLHWLSSESHDTSTTLYDEVKERVVTAVFGVVDDSLLRTKGMTFIDPIILTPQLSDPRRNVIHLSPTLEQQLFVIAEHIIQNGTGKMHAIVRGGDAKGIGDMLNKTLDYFFGSLSSLSAIGEGSILRDKLPTAGEVLVAGLTSDDIPIILSHLGKHHKVRIFVPFFDVALLYDELVNAFRDKPFADRLLFATNLPHWRDKNTGSDMVREFHNVVQNESKWKPLSLLGYATARAMINVLQRMGHVTPEELVDAIFGQSVITVDDMRYGPFEDKCTNGVSSEEKHCAVNYGATHISVWSMSRVLNPSVSPVVNSITPSMKYNEPKWIRLINKHIGAVAAGCIVLLALFVTVLALIVKASRRNARDNNNAPKEPTDPVTLIFTDIESSTAQWAAHPEQMPDLVATHHRLIRSLITRYECYEVKTVGDSFMIACKSPFAAVQLACDLQRDFLNHDWNTTELDESYREFERQRAEDDSDYTPPTASLDPEVYRQLWNGLRVRVGIHTGLCDIRHDEVTKGYDYYGRTSNMAARTESVGNGGQVLMTRSTYLSLSGEEREQIDVTPLGDVPLRGVPKPVEMYQLNAVPGRNFAALRLDREAEEEEDNGTGSITSESGSLAHGLTATAQQVAGCIDALLGTFPAAQRQKMLATFCERWRVKKPPGVDSWNEASCRSVTRRIAAKVGCVMDFGTRNTSGSVASFERGGSLFSPGGVAAVMLASSSSSSCVAGRCGTVQLIDPESASAAS